The genome window TGCTGAGAATAATTCTGCTGTCCGCCCTGTTGCGGATAACCCTGCTGCGGGTAACCTTGCTGCGGATAGCCCTGCTGCGGATAGCCCTGCTGCGGATAGCCCTGCTGTGCATAAGGCGCACCATAACCGCCAACTCCGATAAAGGTCGAATCACCAAACGCCAACATCGGCATAAAGATAATCGGCAACAGAATCATACCAATAATGAAGCCCGTACTCTTGCCAAAGTTCTGACCCAATTTATAAAGTGTCAATATACCGATAAACGCATTAACAAACGGCACCAGCAGCAACAAGAAATAAATTCCTTTGCCCCAGCTGATTTCATAAAGAACATACAAATTATAAAATGGTACAATCGATGCCCATCCCGGTTTCCCGGCCTTTGCAAAAATCTTCCACATCGACACAACAAGAACCACGCCCAGAACAATACAAACAATCATCGTCAATGTCCCTACTATCGCCGCCTGCCGCGCCATATCTTCATACCCATAAGAATTCATAATACTTTCTCCCTTCTGATATTTCTTTGTTAATAATAGTACATCTTTTACTCTTCTTTTTTATCCTCAAGTGCTAATAAAGCCTTTGCTTAAGACTAAAAAAGATTATCTATCATTAAGATAGTATAACATTTTTTAAAAAATGTCAACTTTTTTTTAATATTTCTTTCCCTCATCCCTTCAACTCTTCCGGCCTAATTTCGTACTTTTTATCGCAAAAATGACACTCAACCGTAATCGGTTTATCCTCCGCCAAAATCTCCTCCAGCTCCTGCTTGGACAAGCCCCGAATCGCCCGGATAAACCGCTCCTTTTGACAATTACAATGATAACGGAACATTTTTTCATCCAGCTTTTCCGGCGACAACCCGGCTAATACCCTTTCGGCAATCGCCTCCGTCGTCAGCCCCTGCTCCAGCAAAGACGTAACCGCCGGTAATCCGGCAATATTTTTCTCCAAAGCAGCAATCGTTTCCTCCGCCGCAAACGGCATCAGTTGAACAATAAAGCCGCCCGCCTGCTTCACGCTCCCATCCACATCAACCAGTACCCCCAAAGCTACCGCCGATGGTGTCTGCTCCGATCCGGCAAAATAGGCTGTCAAATCCTCGGCAATCTCGCCGCTGACCAGCTGCATTTGACTGGTATAAGGCTCCTTCAAACCATAATCTTTAACTACCGACAGCGTCCCCTGCCCGATTCCGCCGGAAATATCCAGCTTCCCATTTTCCTTAATCAACACCTCGGCTTCCGGATTAATAGTATATCCCTTAACACAGCCATCCTCAGCCGTAACCAATAAGCCTCCCAAACTGCCGCTGCCCTTGATCTGAACTGTCAGCTTAACCCGCTCCGATTTCTCCATGCAATACATCAGCCCGGCCCCAATCAGCAGCCGCCCCAGCGCTGCCGTCGCCAGCGGCAAAGAATGATGTACCCGCCGCGCCTCCTCCGCCACCTCCCTGGCATCCGTCACATAAAGCCGCAGCTCCTTCTTCGCATCACTATATATTTCTGCCACACTCATACACTTACCTCCATGTTAC of Lachnospiraceae bacterium oral taxon 500 contains these proteins:
- a CDS encoding Hsp33 family molecular chaperone HslO is translated as MSVAEIYSDAKKELRLYVTDAREVAEEARRVHHSLPLATAALGRLLIGAGLMYCMEKSERVKLTVQIKGSGSLGGLLVTAEDGCVKGYTINPEAEVLIKENGKLDISGGIGQGTLSVVKDYGLKEPYTSQMQLVSGEIAEDLTAYFAGSEQTPSAVALGVLVDVDGSVKQAGGFIVQLMPFAAEETIAALEKNIAGLPAVTSLLEQGLTTEAIAERVLAGLSPEKLDEKMFRYHCNCQKERFIRAIRGLSKQELEEILAEDKPITVECHFCDKKYEIRPEELKG